Proteins from a genomic interval of Medicago truncatula cultivar Jemalong A17 chromosome 3, MtrunA17r5.0-ANR, whole genome shotgun sequence:
- the LOC25491076 gene encoding uncharacterized protein — MNENISNWIMEFLLRNTTVPDPLIQKTLTLLPLSGADSRLKKTLLLRVLQTHILNASISEASLQILEHLEEIYRDDGVSISNAFQSAYCAVAVECTVKYLINSPEDPSGEYFSAVRRIWRGRRGSGLVSDGFVQWGEEIEGALWDVRVAERLVGLNTRRDAVIEVKRFLKEAWGSMGDSFLDLIAMVSKGNGLCPGGVCENAAEGSRRLLEGLGKAKANDDDVAMGENHGNRQLEENGLGGGMSRRRNGRLEGLGKEKMNDDENDNVNDIVDDSDDNDDETMMGENHGNEELEERVGTSVDANQEVEQRAGTSRMGDKGVCEIAEEGEDLRKRDGRLEGLGKEKMNDDGDDVNDNVDGDDGVELMDGNRGNEQLEARVRTSGMRDKEIRKDNGQLKRKHSALQTRHRGVKLSGDEEARPINFSTKYENLRSADVKKLRESLKSSSLELKALVKDPLPDALHTSEAVRSKLATKDINRRPASEKQSEHVDVRDSDACKTIVPYQPNDANFAKEPSVPCSSDRPNCSNGSRPNYSNDRRPNLMRRASYAQTYEWDDSIENLPQQSLPRRKKRKWTSLEEETLRAGVRMFGEGNWRTILDFYSTIFEYRNGVDLKDKWRNMMR, encoded by the exons ATGAACGAAAACATCTCAAACTGGATAATGGAATTCCTCCTCCGTAACACCACCGTACCCGATCCCCTAATTCAAAAAACCCTAACCCTACTTCCACTCTCCGGCGCCGATTCGCGTCTCAAAAAAACCCTCCTCCTCCGCGTACTTCAAACCCACATCCTCAACGCTTCAATCTCCGAAGCCTCTCTCCAAATCCTCGAACATTTGGAAGAGATTTACCGCGACGACGGAGTTTCTATCTCGAATGCGTTTCAGAGTGCTTACTGTGCTGTTGCGGTGGAATGTACGGTGAAGTATTTGATTAATTCGCCGGAGGATCCGTCTGGTGAGTATTTTTCGGCGGTGAGGAGGATTTGGAGGGGAAGGAGAGGGAGTGGGTTGGTGTCGGATGGGTTTGTGCAGTGGGGGGAAGAGATTGAAGGTGCGCTTTGGGATGTTAGGGTTGCGGAGAGGTTGGTGGGGTTGAATACGAGGAGAGATGCGGTTATTGAAGTGAAGAGGTTTTTGAAGGAAGCGTGGGGGAGTATGGGGGATTCGTTTCTTGATTTGATTGCGATGGTTTCGAAGGGGAATGGTTTGTGTCCGGGAGGTGTTTGTGAAAATGCTGCTGAGGGGAGTAGAAGGTTGTTAGAAGGTTTGGGGAAAGCGAAAGCGAATGATGATgatgtagcaatgggtgaaaatCATGGTAATCGGCAATTGGAAGAGAATGGCTTGGGTGGTGGAATGTCGAGGAGGCGTAATGGGAGGTTAGAAGGTTTGGGGAAAGAGAAAATgaatgatgatgagaatgataatgtgaatgatattgttgatgataGTGATGATAATGACGATGAGACAATGATGGGTGAAAATCATGGCAATGAGGAGTTGGAAGAGAGAGTTGGTACTTCTGTTGATGCGAATCAGGAAGTGGAACAAAGAGCTGGTACATCTAGAATGGGAGATAaag gtgtttgtgaaattgCTGAAGAGGGTGAAGATTTAAGGAAGCGTGATGGGAGGTTAGAAGGTTTGGGAAAGGAGAAAATGAATGATGATGGTGACGATGTGAATGATAATGTTGATGGTGACGATGGTGTAGAATTGATGGATGGAAATCGTGGCAATGAACAATTGGAAGCGAGAGTTCGCACTTCTGGAATGAGAGATAAAg AAATTCGGAAAGACAATGGTCAGCTCAAACGCAAGCACTCTGCACTACAAACAAGACACAGGGGAGTTAAACTCTCTGGTGATGAGGAAGCGAGGCCGATAAATTTTTCGACTAAATATGAAAATCTGCGTAGTGCTGATGTGAAGAAACTTCGGGAGTCCCTTAAATCAAGTTCTTTGGAGCTAAAAGCATTGGTCAAAGATCCTCTTCCTGATGCATTGCACACATCTGAAGCCGTAAGATCCAAATTGGCTACAAAAGATATAAATCGCAGGCCAGCCAGTGAAAAGCAGAGTGAACATGTAGATGTACGAGATTCAGATGCATGCAAGACTATTGTACCATATCAGCCTAATGATGCCAATTTTGCCAAGGAGCCTTCTGTTCCTTGTAGTAGTGATCGCCCTAACTGTAGTAATGGTAGTCGCCCCAACTATAGTAATGATCGTCGCCCGAACTTAATGCGACGGGCAAGTTATGCTCAAACATACGAG TGGGATGATTCAATAGAGAACTTACCGCAACAAAGTCTGCCAAGAAGGAAGAAAAGGAAATGGACTTCCTTGGAAGAAGAGACGCTAAGGGCTGGTGTAagaat GTTTGGAGAAGGAAACTGGAGGACAATCCTAGACTTTTACAGCACCATATTTGAATATAGAAATGGA GTTGATCTGAAGGACAAGTGGAGAAATATGATGCGGTGA